From the genome of Panulirus ornatus isolate Po-2019 chromosome 19, ASM3632096v1, whole genome shotgun sequence, one region includes:
- the LOC139755276 gene encoding cryptochrome DASH-like produces the protein MIWRDYFRYVCMKYGDRVFYPSGIMGRKIQWKRNPQFFEMWKDGRTGVPFVDANMRELKETGWMSNRGRQNVASFLIKDLGLDWRLGAEWFESQLLDHDVCSNYGNWNYAAGIGNDPRENRKFNMIKQGLDYDPEGEFIRLWIPELNNIKSAMVHTPWKMSAFDQKEAGVILGDNYPNPVVIAPEWSRHDSKITSKSKKSRGGWTNPAKGPRQRGIDFYFKSSDRV, from the coding sequence ATGATCTGGAGAGACTATTTtcgatatgtatgtatgaaatatggTGACAGAGTATTTTACCCTTCTGGCATCATGGGCAGAAAAATACAGTGGAAACGTAATCCTCAGTTTTTTGAAATGTGGAAAGATGGCAGAACAGGAGTACCCTTTGTTGATGCTAACATGCGTGAGTTGAAGGAAACTGGGTGGATGAGTAACCGAGGTCGTCAGAATGTTGCTTCATTTCTTATCAAAGACCTGGGTCTAGATTGGAGACTTGGAGCTGAGTGGTTTGAGTCACAGCTGCTAGACCACGATGTTTGCAGTAACTATGGGAACTGGAATTATGCAGCTGGCATTGGCAATGACCCCCGGGAGAACAGGAAGTTCAACATGATAAAACAAGGACTGGATTATGACCCTGAGGGGGAATTCATTCGTTTGTGGATTCCAGAACTTAACAATATCAAGAGCGCAATGGTTCACACTCCTTGGAAGATGTCAGCATTTGATCAGAAAGAAGCTGGTGTCATTCTTGGAGACAACTACCCAAATCCTGTTGTCATTGCACCTGAATGGAGTCGCCATGACTccaaaataacatcaaaatccaagaaATCTAGAGGTGGTTGGACAAACCCAGCTAAAGGACCCAGACAACGAGGTATAGATTTTTACTTCAAATCAAGTGACAGAGTATGA